The following proteins come from a genomic window of Panicum hallii strain FIL2 chromosome 8, PHallii_v3.1, whole genome shotgun sequence:
- the LOC112901894 gene encoding scopoletin glucosyltransferase-like has protein sequence MASAAKQSKKLRILLMPFLATSHILPLTDLAFHLAAVRPDDVEAIVAVTVANAPIVQSALARREPSHASVEVATYAFPEVDGLPPGVENMSTVKAADSWRLEVASTDEALMRPAQESLIRESSPDAIISDLHFFRWNSGIAAELGIPCVLFNVVGIFTTLATWRLALSGNVKDTPGSSVTVPEFPGPEISLPVTELSEFLRNPPVFDQNAGAQFAMQLKRCGFISNTFIDLEHDYCESYADSGYVKRTYCVGPLSLPIAPPARAGTGRSACLDWLDTKPTHSVVYLCFGSLTNLSDAQLNELALGLEASGVPFLWVVRVKTWEPPVGWKDRVGNRGMVIMGWAPQTDILQHPAVGAFVTQCGWNSVLETIAIGVPVLTWPMVYEQFITERFLTQVLQFGERLWPEGAGLRSTRYVEHDVIPAKAIAQSVAKFMEHGGAAEAARRRVMELSPKAHAAMAEGGTSNRDLHQLIDDFIGARASVVGTTMP, from the coding sequence ATGGCTTCAGCTGCTAAGCAGAGCAAGAAGCTGCGCATCCTTCTGATGCCCTTCTTGGCCACCAGCCACATCCTCCCCTTGACAGACCTCGCCTTCCACCTCGCCGCAGTTAGGCCGGACGATGTCGAGGCCATTGTCGCCGTAACTGTGGCAAACGCCCCCATCGTGCAGTCAGCCCTTGCGAGGCGTGAGCCGAGCCATGCCAGCGTCGAGGTCGCGACCTACGCCTTCCCGGAGGTTGACGGCCTCCCACCAGGGGTCGAGAACATGTCCACCGTCAAGGCCGCAGACTCATGGCGGCTCGAGGTAGCATCCACCGATGAGGCGCTAATGAGGCCGGCTCAGGAGAGTCTCATCAGGGAGAGCTCGCCTGACGCCATCATCAGCGACCTGCATTTCTTCCGGTGGAACTCTGGTATTGCCGCCGAACTTGGGATCCCCTGTGTTCTTTTTAATGTCGTGGGTATTTTCACGACGCTAGCTACGTGGCGCCTTGCCTTAAGTGGCAATGTTAAGGACACCCCTGGTAGTTCGGTGACCGTTCCTGAGTTCCCCGGTCCAGAAATAAGTCTGCCAGTTACTGAGCTGTCAGAGTTTTTGAGGAACCCACCGGTATTTGACCAGAACGCAGGTGCTCAGTTCGCGATGCAGCTTAAGAGGTGTGGCTTTATTTCCAACACGTTCATTGATCTCGAGCATGATTACTGCGAGAGCTACGCGGACAGCGGCTATGTGAAGCGAACCTACTGTGTTGGGCCGCTTTCACTGCCCATAGCACCACCAGCAAGAGCTGGTACTGGCAGATCAGCTTGCTTGGATTGGCTGGACACAAAGCCTACTCACTCCGTTGTATACTTGTGCTTCGGCAGCCTGACAAACCTTTCGGATGCTCAGCTTAATGAGCTAGCCCTCGGGCTAGAAGCATCTGGTGTGCCATTCTTGTGGGTTGTTAGGGTTAAAACATGGGAGCCACCGGTAGGGTGGAAAGATCGTGTTGGGAACAGAGGCATGGTTATCATGGGTTGGGCCCCACAAACCGATATACTCCAGCACCCAGCAGTGGGGGCATTCGTGACGCAATGCGGGTGGAACTCTGTCCTAGAGACAATTGCGATTGGCGTGCCAGTTTTGACATGGCCAATGGTGTACGAGCAGTTCATCACCGAGAGGTTTCTGACTCAAGTGCTACAATTCGGGGAGCGCCTGTGGCCGGAGGGCGCTGGGCTGCGGAGCACGAGGTATGTAGAACATGATGTGATCCCTGCTAAGGCAATTGCGCAATCTGTCGCAAAGTTCATGGAACATGGAGGTGCTGCGGAAGCTGCGAGGAGAAGGGTAATGGAACTTTCTCCAAAGGCTCATGCGGCTATGGCAGAAGGCGGAACCTCTAACCGTGATCTGCATCAGCTTATTGATGATTTTATTGGAGCAAGAGCGTCTGTTGTTGGGACTACGATGCCATGA
- the LOC112901895 gene encoding uncharacterized protein LOC112901895, whose protein sequence is MRVGGGKNHGRYWIADSAIDSSSTPTLSQIRARSTSASPGIRPRQDTSQYRIQALQAELEEERRLRLENEHRMRDMFAYMQTLGAATGVAPPPSLFASPRPPAEFSTPNQSAASNDPHVSPTTPVWRSPGWRS, encoded by the exons ATGAGGGTTGGAGGAGGTAAGAATCATGGGCGGTATTGGATTGCCGACAgcgcaatcgactcgtcctctactcctactctatctcagattagagcaaggagcacgagtgcgagcCCAGGCATACGACCTCGGCAAGACACTTCACAGTACCGGATACAGGCACTCCAG GCCGAAttagaagaagagagaaggCTACGTCTGGAGAACGAGCATAGGATGAGGGATATGTTTGCCTACATGCAGACTCTTGGTGCCGCAACGGGTGTAGCTCCACCACCTTCATTGTTCGCTTCACCTCGACCTCCTGCGGAGTTTTCTACTCCT AATCAATCGGCGGCCTCAAATGACCCTCATGTTTCTCCAACTACGCCGGTATGGAGGTCGCCGGGTTGGAGGTCTTGA